The following coding sequences lie in one Niabella agricola genomic window:
- a CDS encoding family 43 glycosylhydrolase, with product MKKVLCFLAMVCWLQAGAQRQAVIHTDFPDPTIIAAGGKYYAYATNSGPAGKFFHIQVAVSEDLENWEIIGDALPEKPVWGYKDFWAPHVLYNEYLKKYVLFYSAETVDTAAGKAIGVAFADRPEGPFKDSGKPLIVRPEFEAIDPMVIRDPQSGKFYMVWGSGFQPLRIREMDPSMTRFATGSADRAVIQAGADKDYGRLVEGAWIDYNGGYYYLYYSGDNCCGIDAHYAVMVARSRNIQGPYTRLGMVAANKSSVILKSDDAIIAPGHNSIIKDWSGKKWIAYHAIPKDAFDQKRYGRIMYIDRIEYRNGWPVVVQQKTPAVSVRWTDSVTVSTGYRKTTSGEVLPNYGAQYPRLLQLAKDHWLAAYTVLRNKGYRQDPKGGLELEIAESRNRGKTWKPISWITDPGRDLDNAQMIRLPDGTVLLAGRSVRWQESYRLPVYKSLDNGSSWQLLSVIDANEGAPGALGKPDKGIYEPHFYFLKDGRLAVMYASEKHVTASPSYSQIIAQKVSDDFGKTWGKEIWVAHTPGHPQSRPGMPVVDRMQNGNFIAVYEVCGPEECGIYCKTSADGLRWEEGLGTKAPDQKAAPYVLALLDGNLLLSSNLGMVTVSGDYGRTWKKQPMPWNHPVLFQTDWTQTLWQSMYQFDAHTIGIVTSRKRAGGGHDIKIRFGRIEKSGNL from the coding sequence ATGAAAAAAGTTCTTTGTTTCCTGGCGATGGTGTGTTGGCTGCAGGCCGGTGCCCAGCGCCAGGCGGTCATCCATACAGATTTTCCCGATCCTACCATAATTGCTGCCGGCGGAAAGTATTATGCGTATGCTACCAACTCCGGTCCGGCCGGAAAATTCTTTCATATACAGGTAGCCGTTTCTGAAGACCTGGAAAACTGGGAGATCATCGGAGATGCGCTGCCGGAAAAGCCGGTATGGGGATATAAGGATTTCTGGGCTCCGCATGTTTTGTACAATGAATACCTGAAGAAATATGTGCTGTTCTATTCTGCTGAAACGGTGGATACCGCCGCGGGCAAGGCCATTGGTGTGGCTTTTGCCGACCGGCCGGAGGGGCCTTTTAAAGATTCCGGAAAACCACTGATTGTGCGACCCGAATTTGAAGCCATTGACCCGATGGTGATCAGGGATCCGCAATCCGGAAAATTTTATATGGTTTGGGGATCGGGCTTTCAGCCGCTGCGGATCCGCGAGATGGATCCGTCGATGACAAGATTTGCAACGGGATCAGCCGACCGGGCCGTGATACAGGCGGGAGCCGATAAGGATTATGGAAGACTGGTGGAAGGTGCCTGGATCGATTATAATGGCGGCTATTATTACCTGTATTACTCGGGGGATAATTGTTGCGGCATTGATGCGCACTATGCGGTAATGGTGGCCCGATCGAGGAATATCCAGGGCCCGTATACGCGCCTGGGAATGGTGGCTGCCAACAAAAGCAGTGTGATTCTCAAAAGTGATGACGCGATCATTGCTCCCGGACATAACTCCATCATAAAAGACTGGAGCGGTAAAAAATGGATCGCCTACCACGCGATACCGAAAGATGCATTTGATCAAAAGCGATACGGAAGGATTATGTACATCGACCGGATCGAGTACCGGAACGGATGGCCTGTTGTGGTACAGCAAAAGACTCCGGCTGTTTCCGTACGATGGACAGATAGTGTGACCGTTAGTACCGGTTACCGGAAAACTACATCCGGAGAAGTATTGCCGAACTATGGAGCGCAATACCCAAGACTGTTGCAGCTTGCGAAAGATCACTGGCTGGCCGCCTATACAGTATTGCGCAACAAGGGCTACCGGCAGGATCCCAAAGGTGGGTTGGAACTGGAAATTGCAGAAAGCCGTAACCGGGGAAAAACCTGGAAGCCCATCAGCTGGATCACAGATCCGGGGAGGGATCTGGACAATGCGCAGATGATCCGTTTACCGGATGGAACGGTGTTGCTGGCAGGCCGATCGGTTCGGTGGCAGGAGTCATACCGGCTGCCCGTATATAAGAGCCTTGATAATGGAAGCAGCTGGCAGCTGCTCAGCGTCATCGATGCCAACGAAGGTGCCCCGGGTGCCCTGGGAAAACCCGACAAAGGCATTTATGAGCCGCATTTTTATTTTTTAAAAGATGGGCGGCTGGCAGTGATGTATGCCAGTGAAAAGCATGTTACAGCGTCGCCTTCTTATAGCCAGATCATTGCGCAAAAAGTTTCGGACGATTTTGGAAAAACCTGGGGAAAGGAAATATGGGTGGCGCATACACCCGGCCATCCGCAATCGAGGCCCGGTATGCCGGTTGTAGACCGGATGCAAAATGGGAACTTCATTGCGGTATACGAGGTTTGTGGTCCGGAGGAATGTGGCATCTATTGTAAAACAAGTGCAGATGGCCTTCGCTGGGAAGAAGGGTTGGGAACAAAAGCACCGGATCAAAAGGCGGCGCCCTATGTGTTGGCGCTTTTGGATGGGAACCTCCTGCTTTCGTCCAACCTGGGAATGGTAACGGTGAGTGGCGATTATGGGCGTACCTGGAAAAAACAGCCCATGCCCTGGAATCATCCGGTACTTTTTCAAACCGACTGGACACAAACTCTATGGCAAAGTATGTATCAGTTTGATGCGCATACGATTGGTATTGTAACATCAAGAAAAAGGGCCGGGGGAGGACATGATATAAAAATCCGGTTTGGCCGCATTGAAAAAAGCGGTAATTTGTAG
- a CDS encoding glycoside hydrolase family 43 protein produces MYRFFFSCLICLATTSFKVAGQLPEAPNPLVADPTIFYHKGVYYLYGTNGHNSNNGFTAYTSTDLLTWKAAGPVLTPGEAFGTRGFWAPQVFTYKGRFYMAYTANEHIAIAMAESPLGPFKQKELKPLEAPVRMIDPFVFFDKGRVYLYHVRLQEGNRIFVAEMDATLQHIKEATARECVHAADPWENTAAAKWGVTEGPTVLKKGARYYMLYSANDFRNPDYAIGVATSTAPVGPWKKEPGNPIISKKNTGFNGTGHGDLFKDKKGNWQYVLHTHFSSTKVGPRKTAIIQMLLPQNQNETITADPETFRFLNLQ; encoded by the coding sequence GTGTATCGATTTTTCTTTAGCTGCCTGATCTGCCTGGCAACAACGTCTTTTAAAGTGGCGGGCCAGTTGCCCGAAGCTCCCAACCCGCTGGTAGCAGATCCGACAATCTTTTACCACAAAGGCGTCTATTATCTCTATGGTACCAACGGGCATAACTCTAACAACGGATTTACGGCATATACTTCCACGGATCTGTTGACCTGGAAAGCCGCAGGGCCGGTTCTGACGCCCGGTGAGGCGTTTGGAACCAGGGGATTCTGGGCACCGCAGGTATTTACCTATAAGGGACGTTTTTATATGGCCTATACGGCGAACGAGCACATCGCCATTGCTATGGCCGAGAGCCCGCTGGGGCCCTTTAAACAAAAGGAGTTAAAGCCCCTGGAAGCCCCGGTACGGATGATCGATCCCTTTGTGTTTTTTGATAAGGGAAGGGTCTATTTGTATCATGTGCGGCTGCAGGAGGGCAACCGGATTTTTGTTGCGGAAATGGATGCAACGTTGCAACATATAAAGGAGGCAACCGCCCGCGAATGTGTGCATGCCGCAGATCCCTGGGAAAATACGGCAGCTGCAAAATGGGGGGTTACAGAAGGCCCCACGGTTTTAAAAAAAGGAGCTCGCTATTACATGCTTTACTCGGCAAACGATTTTCGGAATCCGGACTATGCGATCGGCGTGGCAACAAGCACCGCTCCGGTGGGCCCCTGGAAAAAGGAGCCGGGAAATCCGATCATCTCAAAAAAAAATACGGGTTTTAATGGCACAGGTCATGGCGATCTTTTTAAAGATAAAAAAGGCAACTGGCAGTACGTATTGCATACCCATTTCTCCAGCACAAAGGTAGGTCCCCGTAAAACTGCCATCATACAGATGCTGCTGCCTCAAAATCAAAATGAAACCATCACCGCTGATCCTGAAACATTCCGATTTTTAAATCTTCAATAA
- a CDS encoding glycosyl hydrolase, whose protein sequence is MKKLNLRHVMKKTMVWVAAVLLFASCNNPEAGGGDETEEPVAARAIWSAQQANDWYANQPWYVGANFLPSTAINQLEMWQAETFDTATIDKELALAASIGMNVMRVYLHDLVFKNDEQGFYDRINKFLEIADRHKIKILFTIFDSCWDPFPKAGKQRDPKPFTHNSGWVQSPGQAVLKDSTQYPALEQYVKSIVGKFANDQRIVAWDVWNEPDNMTGASYEKVEIPNKVALVLPLLKKTFEWARSANPSQPLTSGVWAGNWEADSTLKPIERLQLEESDIVSFHCYDDSVTLRKKISQLKRYNKPMWCTEYMARPNKSTFQSSLPIGKEYKVAMINWGFVDGKSQTIYPWDSWTKTYTGEPPLWFHDIFRKDGTPYKQEEVDFIKSMTGKP, encoded by the coding sequence ATGAAAAAGTTGAACCTCAGACATGTGATGAAAAAAACAATGGTATGGGTAGCCGCGGTCCTGCTGTTCGCTTCCTGTAACAACCCGGAAGCCGGAGGCGGCGATGAAACTGAAGAACCGGTTGCTGCCCGGGCCATATGGAGCGCGCAGCAGGCCAACGATTGGTATGCCAACCAACCCTGGTATGTAGGGGCCAATTTTTTGCCGAGTACCGCCATCAACCAGCTGGAAATGTGGCAGGCAGAAACCTTTGATACGGCTACTATTGATAAGGAACTGGCTTTAGCTGCTTCTATTGGGATGAATGTAATGCGGGTATACCTGCATGATCTGGTGTTTAAAAATGACGAGCAGGGATTTTATGACCGGATCAATAAGTTCCTGGAAATTGCCGACCGTCATAAAATAAAAATACTGTTTACGATCTTCGATTCCTGCTGGGACCCCTTTCCCAAAGCCGGCAAACAAAGAGATCCCAAACCGTTTACGCATAACTCCGGGTGGGTACAAAGCCCCGGGCAGGCCGTGCTGAAAGATTCTACCCAATACCCCGCACTGGAACAGTATGTGAAATCCATTGTTGGTAAGTTTGCCAATGATCAACGAATTGTTGCCTGGGATGTTTGGAACGAACCGGACAATATGACCGGCGCATCCTACGAAAAGGTTGAAATCCCCAATAAGGTAGCACTGGTATTGCCGTTGCTGAAAAAAACATTTGAATGGGCCCGTAGTGCCAATCCTTCACAACCCCTTACCTCCGGTGTTTGGGCGGGCAACTGGGAGGCCGACAGCACGCTGAAGCCCATCGAGCGCTTGCAGCTGGAAGAGTCGGATATCGTTTCCTTTCATTGTTATGATGATTCGGTAACGCTTCGCAAAAAGATCAGCCAGCTGAAAAGATACAACAAACCCATGTGGTGCACCGAGTATATGGCACGGCCGAATAAGAGTACGTTCCAGAGCTCGTTGCCTATTGGTAAGGAATATAAAGTGGCCATGATCAACTGGGGATTTGTAGATGGTAAATCACAAACTATCTATCCGTGGGATAGCTGGACAAAAACCTATACCGGAGAACCGCCGCTGTGGTTCCATGATATATTCAGGAAGGACGGTACCCCTTATAAACAGGAAGAAGTGGACTTTATAAAATCCATGACCGGGAAACCATAA
- a CDS encoding glycoside hydrolase family 43 protein, which translates to MIRFFSFLLFVIMMAGCSGSRTTTAVHRFTNPLLPSGADPYSFYKDGYYYYTHTAQNRLVLWKTRNLSDLKNAEQKTIWTPPRNTRYSKELWAPEILFLRGKWYMYFAADDGNNHNHRMYVLENSAADPMQGAWVFKGKVADPSDKWAIDGDVFEYKGQLYMIWSGWAGDTNGQQNIYIAKMSNPWTIEGERVLISEPEHKWEKYGYLKGETPDHVYVNEGPQFLIRNDRIFIVYSASGCWTENYTLGMLTLKDNKDLLNRNNWVKSPEPVFKAAPENGVYAAGHNSFFKSPDGKEDWILYHANPQPGQGCGGHRSPRAQQFTWRRDGTPDFGRPLPTSTPLPEPSKKK; encoded by the coding sequence ATGATTCGATTTTTTTCTTTTCTCCTTTTTGTGATAATGATGGCCGGGTGTTCCGGCTCCAGAACAACTACAGCTGTACACAGGTTTACCAATCCCTTGTTACCTTCCGGTGCAGATCCTTACAGTTTTTATAAGGACGGCTATTATTACTATACCCATACCGCACAGAACCGGTTGGTATTATGGAAGACCCGGAATCTTTCCGACCTGAAAAATGCGGAACAAAAAACCATCTGGACACCGCCGCGTAATACCCGGTATTCAAAAGAGCTGTGGGCACCTGAGATCCTGTTTTTGCGCGGCAAATGGTATATGTACTTTGCAGCCGATGACGGCAATAATCACAACCACCGCATGTATGTGCTCGAAAACAGCGCTGCAGACCCGATGCAGGGAGCATGGGTGTTTAAAGGAAAAGTGGCGGATCCATCAGATAAATGGGCCATTGACGGAGATGTGTTTGAATATAAAGGGCAGCTATATATGATCTGGTCCGGATGGGCGGGTGACACCAACGGCCAGCAGAATATTTATATCGCCAAAATGAGCAATCCCTGGACGATCGAAGGGGAGCGGGTGCTGATCTCGGAACCCGAGCACAAATGGGAAAAATACGGATACCTGAAGGGCGAAACACCCGATCATGTGTATGTAAATGAAGGACCGCAATTCCTGATCCGCAACGACCGTATTTTTATCGTGTATTCGGCCAGTGGCTGCTGGACCGAAAATTATACACTGGGTATGCTAACCCTTAAGGATAATAAAGATCTCCTCAACCGGAACAATTGGGTAAAAAGTCCCGAGCCCGTATTTAAAGCCGCTCCTGAAAACGGCGTGTATGCTGCGGGGCATAACTCCTTCTTCAAATCGCCGGATGGTAAAGAAGACTGGATCCTTTATCATGCCAACCCGCAACCTGGTCAGGGATGCGGCGGGCACCGTTCACCCCGTGCACAACAGTTTACCTGGCGCAGAGATGGTACACCGGATTTTGGTCGCCCGCTGCCAACAAGTACGCCTTTACCAGAGCCATCGAAAAAGAAATAA
- a CDS encoding beta-L-arabinofuranosidase domain-containing protein, translating to MRLHILCGISLLFLVQLAGAQQQAEAVRYVPRIYEPFDIGAIKPAGWLLDQLKTVALNSTGHLDETHDKIRKDNGWLGGKGDGWEETPYWLDGAVPVAYLLNDPQLKAKVLKYINWTLDHQRPSGYFGPLTTYERETGKTITAEIADKGEDWWPKMVMLKVLQQYYSATKDKRVLPFMLRYFRYQEAALKKAPLSKWTEWAVSRGSENMLVAQWLYSVTKEPFLLQLAAVIRDQSLPWSSMLGGRDWVMHAAAFQNNKAWMTRHGVNVGMAIKEPALNYERTGNKKYIDILNTGWNDIMLLHGLPNGIFSADEDLHGNLPTQGTELCAIVETMFSMEEALSVTGDLKFADALERMTFNAFPPQTTADFNKKQYFQIANQVAVERGVYDFSLPFDRQMNNVFGARSGYSCCLSNMHQGWPKFAGNLWYKTTHNGIAALVYAPSELTTTIGGRSVTIAEKTSYPFSDEIRFEIKTDAAIPFPFLLRIPSWCQKPELWINSEVQRPDIHQGLVTLHRTWKTGDVVRLKLPMRIQVSNWGRNSRAIERGPLVYALKLKEQVATDTEAAEGVYETLTTTDSWNYGLVKRIIENPSQLKVAEQPLRSDFKWVQEMAPVTITVTGKQIPAWYAGKGSVADQPVSDREGIYKGTVAAEEVPLVLIPYGFTRLRVVAFPVVP from the coding sequence ATGCGATTGCATATTCTTTGCGGTATCAGTTTATTGTTTTTAGTACAGTTGGCCGGTGCACAGCAACAGGCAGAAGCGGTGCGCTATGTGCCGCGTATTTACGAGCCCTTTGATATCGGGGCCATAAAACCCGCCGGCTGGCTGCTGGATCAGCTTAAAACAGTGGCCCTGAATTCGACAGGACACCTGGATGAAACACATGATAAAATCAGGAAAGACAATGGATGGTTGGGTGGGAAAGGTGACGGATGGGAGGAAACGCCGTATTGGTTAGACGGCGCCGTACCGGTGGCCTACCTGCTGAACGATCCGCAGTTAAAAGCGAAGGTGCTGAAGTATATTAATTGGACACTGGATCATCAGCGGCCTTCCGGATATTTTGGCCCGCTCACGACGTATGAGCGGGAAACCGGGAAGACGATCACCGCCGAAATTGCCGATAAAGGCGAAGACTGGTGGCCGAAGATGGTAATGCTGAAAGTGCTGCAGCAATATTACAGTGCCACTAAAGACAAAAGGGTATTGCCGTTTATGTTGCGTTATTTCCGTTACCAGGAAGCGGCATTAAAAAAAGCTCCGCTGTCAAAGTGGACGGAGTGGGCGGTGTCCCGCGGGTCTGAAAATATGCTGGTGGCACAATGGCTGTACAGTGTTACCAAAGAGCCGTTCCTATTACAACTGGCAGCGGTGATCAGGGATCAGTCTCTGCCATGGAGTTCCATGTTGGGAGGGCGCGACTGGGTAATGCATGCAGCCGCATTCCAGAATAACAAAGCCTGGATGACCCGTCATGGCGTAAATGTAGGCATGGCCATCAAAGAACCGGCGCTTAATTACGAGCGGACTGGTAATAAAAAATATATAGATATACTAAATACGGGTTGGAACGACATCATGTTATTGCATGGATTGCCCAACGGAATCTTTTCGGCAGATGAAGACCTGCACGGCAATCTTCCCACACAAGGTACCGAGTTATGTGCAATCGTGGAAACGATGTTCTCCATGGAGGAAGCCCTTTCCGTTACCGGTGATCTGAAGTTTGCCGATGCATTGGAACGGATGACCTTTAATGCGTTTCCGCCCCAAACCACAGCTGATTTTAACAAAAAACAATATTTCCAGATCGCTAACCAGGTGGCCGTGGAGCGGGGGGTATATGATTTTTCTTTGCCCTTCGACCGGCAGATGAATAATGTATTTGGCGCCCGCAGCGGGTATAGTTGCTGCCTGTCGAATATGCACCAGGGCTGGCCGAAGTTTGCCGGGAACCTGTGGTATAAAACCACACACAATGGAATTGCAGCGCTTGTGTATGCTCCAAGCGAACTGACCACAACCATCGGCGGCCGGTCTGTAACGATCGCGGAAAAAACCAGCTACCCGTTCAGCGATGAGATCCGGTTTGAGATAAAAACAGACGCTGCCATTCCGTTCCCCTTTTTATTGCGGATTCCTTCCTGGTGTCAAAAACCGGAATTATGGATCAACAGCGAAGTGCAGCGGCCGGATATACATCAGGGACTGGTAACCCTGCACCGGACCTGGAAGACTGGCGATGTGGTGCGGCTTAAATTGCCGATGCGTATCCAGGTGAGCAACTGGGGAAGGAATTCAAGAGCCATTGAGCGCGGCCCCCTTGTATATGCGCTGAAGTTGAAGGAGCAGGTAGCCACAGATACAGAAGCCGCTGAAGGGGTTTATGAAACATTAACGACTACAGATTCCTGGAACTATGGACTGGTAAAGCGGATCATTGAAAACCCTTCGCAACTCAAAGTAGCGGAACAACCGTTGCGCAGTGATTTTAAGTGGGTACAGGAAATGGCGCCGGTTACCATTACAGTTACCGGAAAACAAATACCGGCCTGGTATGCCGGAAAAGGAAGCGTGGCCGACCAGCCTGTATCTGACCGCGAGGGGATCTACAAAGGAACGGTTGCTGCGGAAGAAGTTCCGCTGGTCCTGATTCCTTACGGGTTTACCCGCTTGAGGGTGGTGGCATTCCCGGTAGTACCTTAG
- a CDS encoding RagB/SusD family nutrient uptake outer membrane protein: MKKSLFIILIVLLLSSCSKSVLDQLNPNAMPVSQFWKTEDDAQKGVNAIYAMFYQNGSWNRWIYFRLDLTSDEGMSKSPWVELADWTRFNYVNYNFFEGNGNTWKDTYKAIFRANQVLKFVPDIPFADEKKKAAILAQAKFFRAFYYFYGALLWENMPVMTDPHLDDPGYTPPAGTLADVWTQVEKDLKEALPDLPVTWDNPNAGRPTKGAVNAYLARMYMQQHKWAEAKTALDYFFTGEGKGLYQLVDFKENFRATQENNAESVFEIQFSDANKTGEGDGVNANMGSNRTQFFAPRGIGWSDGQARFWLVQEFKKEKTLSGEIDPRLRYSLFYPDLEKDFGDKIYGKTWAEGKWGQDEAWFKKYSRDYYRNNEDYYSEVNNRLVRYADILLMYAEVLNELGQTVTAVPYVDQVRARSGMASLATAYPTAILSKDNFRERLKVERALELCGESVRWADLKRWGDLETQQKVDVVAQRDPDFKNFTVGKHIRLPLPQTEVLNNPNLKQNPGY; this comes from the coding sequence ATGAAAAAGAGTTTATTCATTATACTAATTGTACTGTTACTGAGCTCCTGCAGTAAATCCGTGCTGGACCAGTTAAACCCGAACGCCATGCCGGTTTCACAGTTCTGGAAAACAGAAGATGATGCCCAGAAAGGGGTGAATGCTATTTATGCGATGTTTTATCAGAACGGCAGCTGGAACCGCTGGATCTATTTCAGGCTGGACCTTACCTCCGATGAGGGAATGAGCAAGAGTCCCTGGGTGGAACTGGCAGACTGGACGCGTTTTAATTATGTAAATTATAATTTTTTCGAAGGCAATGGAAACACCTGGAAAGATACCTACAAAGCCATCTTCCGGGCAAACCAGGTATTGAAATTTGTTCCGGATATCCCTTTTGCGGACGAAAAGAAAAAAGCGGCCATCCTGGCCCAGGCAAAATTTTTTAGAGCGTTTTATTATTTTTATGGCGCGTTGCTTTGGGAAAACATGCCTGTAATGACCGATCCGCATCTGGATGATCCGGGATATACACCCCCTGCCGGTACATTAGCTGATGTGTGGACCCAGGTTGAAAAAGATCTCAAAGAGGCATTGCCGGACCTTCCGGTAACCTGGGATAATCCAAATGCAGGACGTCCTACCAAGGGCGCTGTAAATGCTTACCTGGCGCGGATGTATATGCAGCAACATAAGTGGGCTGAGGCAAAAACCGCCCTGGATTATTTCTTTACAGGCGAAGGAAAGGGATTGTACCAGTTGGTAGACTTTAAAGAAAACTTCCGGGCAACACAGGAAAATAACGCGGAATCTGTATTTGAGATCCAGTTTTCCGATGCCAACAAAACAGGGGAGGGCGACGGTGTGAACGCCAATATGGGAAGCAACCGGACCCAATTCTTCGCGCCGCGCGGCATCGGCTGGTCCGATGGACAGGCCCGCTTCTGGCTGGTGCAGGAGTTTAAAAAAGAAAAAACGCTTAGTGGAGAAATTGATCCACGGTTGCGCTACTCCCTGTTTTATCCTGACCTGGAAAAAGATTTCGGAGATAAGATATATGGCAAAACCTGGGCAGAGGGGAAATGGGGTCAGGATGAAGCCTGGTTTAAAAAATACTCGAGAGACTACTATCGCAATAATGAGGATTATTATTCGGAGGTAAATAACCGGCTGGTTCGCTATGCGGATATTTTATTGATGTATGCAGAAGTATTGAATGAACTGGGGCAAACCGTTACTGCAGTGCCATATGTAGACCAGGTAAGGGCCCGGTCGGGAATGGCATCGCTGGCCACAGCATATCCCACGGCTATTTTAAGTAAGGATAATTTCCGTGAACGGTTAAAGGTGGAGCGGGCCCTGGAGCTTTGTGGCGAAAGCGTACGCTGGGCCGATCTGAAACGCTGGGGCGACCTGGAAACGCAGCAGAAAGTGGATGTGGTAGCACAGCGGGATCCGGATTTTAAAAACTTTACCGTGGGTAAACATATACGCCTGCCGTTACCGCAAACAGAAGTGTTGAACAATCCAAACCTGAAACAGAATCCGGGTTATTGA
- a CDS encoding aldose epimerase family protein, which translates to MNQTLKLVTFSLMAAGILSCKTPENKESAQSGTDSTTAAATGSASELNPASFEATIDGKKTGLYTLKNNNGMRVAITSYGGRIVGLWVPDKSGKPTDVVIGLSSVEGYEKATEAYLGATIGRYGNRIAHARFKLDGKEYTLAANNGPNNLHGGKKGFQYVVWDAVQPNDSTLELSYTSPDLEEGFPGELKVKVTYSVTSDNAIKMGYSAQTNKNTVVNLTNHAYFNLNGEGSGDILKHTAQIYADKYTPVDSTLIPTGKLEPVAGTPFDFTKPEAIGARIGTDNIQLKYGKGYDHNYVLNGTKGAYGLTHAATFTGDQSGVVMDVYTQEPGLQFYSGNFNEGKNTLKSGAKDIHRGAFCAETQHFPDSPNQPAFPSVELKPGATYHTVSYYKFSVKQ; encoded by the coding sequence ATGAATCAAACGCTTAAATTGGTAACCTTTTCGCTGATGGCGGCAGGCATTCTTTCCTGTAAAACCCCGGAAAATAAAGAAAGTGCACAAAGCGGCACCGACTCCACCACTGCAGCTGCTACCGGTAGCGCCTCAGAGCTGAATCCTGCAAGCTTTGAAGCCACCATCGACGGAAAGAAAACAGGGTTGTATACCCTAAAGAACAATAATGGAATGCGGGTGGCCATTACCAGTTATGGAGGCCGTATTGTAGGGCTTTGGGTACCCGATAAATCCGGTAAACCTACGGATGTAGTAATCGGGCTCAGCAGCGTGGAAGGATATGAGAAAGCAACGGAGGCCTATCTGGGTGCTACAATCGGCCGTTATGGTAACCGTATCGCACATGCCCGTTTTAAGCTGGATGGTAAGGAGTATACGCTGGCAGCCAACAACGGGCCTAACAACCTGCACGGAGGCAAGAAGGGGTTCCAGTACGTGGTATGGGATGCGGTACAGCCCAATGACAGTACGCTGGAATTGAGTTACACCAGTCCCGATTTGGAGGAAGGGTTTCCGGGTGAACTGAAGGTGAAAGTGACCTATAGTGTAACATCAGACAACGCAATAAAGATGGGTTATAGTGCGCAAACCAATAAAAACACCGTTGTGAACCTGACCAATCACGCTTACTTTAACCTTAACGGCGAAGGTAGCGGCGATATCCTGAAACACACGGCACAGATCTATGCCGATAAATACACGCCGGTAGATTCCACCTTAATTCCTACCGGCAAACTGGAACCTGTGGCAGGCACGCCTTTTGATTTTACAAAGCCGGAAGCCATAGGGGCCCGCATCGGAACCGACAATATTCAACTGAAATATGGTAAAGGGTACGATCATAATTATGTGCTCAACGGAACCAAAGGGGCTTATGGTTTAACACATGCTGCTACATTTACCGGCGATCAGTCGGGAGTGGTAATGGATGTCTATACACAGGAGCCTGGCCTGCAATTTTACAGCGGGAACTTTAATGAAGGCAAGAATACGTTGAAATCCGGCGCAAAAGATATTCATCGTGGCGCTTTCTGTGCCGAGACGCAGCATTTCCCTGATTCTCCAAATCAGCCGGCTTTTCCAAGTGTAGAGTTAAAGCCAGGCGCAACTTATCATACCGTTTCTTATTATAAGTTTTCAGTGAAACAATAG